Proteins found in one Arachis stenosperma cultivar V10309 chromosome 8, arast.V10309.gnm1.PFL2, whole genome shotgun sequence genomic segment:
- the LOC130943507 gene encoding mitochondrial import inner membrane translocase subunit TIM17-2-like has product MGTPETTREPCPDRILDDIGGAFGMGVVGGSGFHFMKGFFNSPKGSRLVGASQAVRLHAPRLGGSFAVWGGLFSTFDCTMVYVRQKEDPWNSIISGFAAGGFLSLRQGPAAVTRSAMFGGILLALMEGGMIMANKAFSARQMPPLTEEPMLAGYPSGVGFPGQHGPQPAPPTASESEAKTSWFGGFFGGEKKEEPAFGGGSETKILESFDAPPVPNFEYK; this is encoded by the coding sequence ATGGGGACCCCGGAGACAACACGCGAGCCCTGCCCTGATCGCATCCTCGACGACATTGGCGGCGCTTTTGGCATGGGAGTCGTCGGAGGCTCCGGCTTTCACTTCATGAAGGGCTTCTTCAACTCTCCCAAGGGTTCACGCCTCGTCGGCGCTTCACAGGCAGTGCGTCTCCACGCGCCGAGACTGGGCGGAAGCTTTGCGGTTTGGGGTGGACTCTTCTCCACCTTCGACTGCACCATGGTCTATGTTCGTCAGAAGGAGGATCCATGGAACTCAATCATATCTGGATTCGCTGCCGGAGGATTTCTCTCCCTGCGTCAGGGACCCGCCGCCGTCACGCGCTCCGCCATGTTCGGTGGTATCTTGCTGGCCCTTATGGAAGGAGGTATGATCATGGCTAACAAGGCCTTCTCTGCACGGCAGATGCCGCCTCTCACGGAGGAACCTATGCTGGCTGGTTACCCTTCAGGCGTCGGATTTCCGGGTCAGCACGGTCCTCAGCCTGCTCCGCCGACGGCCTCGGAATCGGAGGCTAAAACTTCTTGGTTTGGTGGATTCTTCGGTGGAGAGAAGAAGGAGGAGCCGGCGTTTGGTGGAGGAAGCGAAACGAAGATTCTGGAGAGTTTTGATGCCCCACCGGTGCCGAATTTCGAGTACAAgtga
- the LOC130946333 gene encoding mitochondrial import inner membrane translocase subunit TIM17-2-like: MGTPETTREPCPDRILDDIGSAFGMGAVGGSGFHFIKGFFNSPKGSRLVGASQEVRLNAPRMGGSFAVWGGLFSTFDCTMVYVRQKEDPWNSIISGFATGGFLSLRQGPAAATRSAVFGGILLALIEGGMIMFNKAVSARQMPPLTEEPMLAGYPSGGIFPGQHGPQPYPPTASKLEAKTSWFGGFFGGGKKEEPASGGGSQTKILESFDAPPVPNFEYK, from the coding sequence ATGGGAACCCCGGAGACAACACGCGAGCCCTGCCCTGATCGCATCCTCGACGATATAGGCAGCGCTTTCGGCATGGGAGCCGTTGGAGGCTCCGGCTTTCACTTCATCAAGGGCTTCTTCAACTCTCCCAAGGGTTCACGCCTCGTCGGCGCGTCACAGGAAGTGCGTCTCAACGCGCCGAGAATGGGCGGAAGCTTTGCGGTTTGGGGTGGACTCTTCTCCACCTTCGACTGCACCATGGTCTATGTTCGTCAGAAGGAGGATCCATGGAACTCAATCATATCTGGATTCGCTACGGGAGGATTTCTCTCCCTGCGTCAGGGACCCGCCGCCGCCACGCGCTCCGCCGTGTTCGGTGGTATCTTGCTGGCCCTTATTGAAGGAGGTATGATCATGTTTAACAAGGCCGTCTCTGCACGGCAGATGCCGCCTCTCACAGAGGAGCCTATGCTGGCTGGTTACCCTTCAGGTGGCATATTTCCGGGTCAGCACGGTCCTCAGCCTTATCCGCCGACGGCCTCGAAATTGGAGGCTAAAACTTCTTGGTTTGGTGGATTCTTCGGTGGAGGGAAGAAGGAGGAGCCGGCGTCTGGTGGAGGAAGCCAAACGAAGATTCTGGAGAGTTTTGATGCCCCACCGGTGCCGAATTTTGAGTACAAgtga
- the LOC130943508 gene encoding uncharacterized protein LOC130943508, whose protein sequence is MIGTLIMTWNLEDVPAMDLWKVAECKLKDGNWLQWDTLRVLYSVLSKIVVEYICSGAYLEPDGGWACLRPKRWRSVVSDLVYVWEPPPSCVFQEMGGGTCKDTPMPKSAWG, encoded by the exons ATGATTGGGACTTTGATCATGACTTGGAACTTGGAAGATGTTCCTGCTATGGACTTATGGAAAG TTGCAGAATGTAAGCTGAAAGATGGTAACTGGCTGCAATGGGATACTTTGCGTGTGCTGTACTCAGTGCTGTCAAAG ATTGTTGTAGAATACATTTGTTCCGGGGCTTACCTAGAACCGGACGGTGGTTGGGCTTGTCTGAGGCCCAAGCGTTGGAGGAGTGTGGTCTCCGACTTGGTTTACGTCTGGGAGCCGCCTCCGAGTTGTGTGTTCCAAGagatggggggtggtacctgcaaagacactccgatgcctaagtcagcatggggttaa
- the LOC130946443 gene encoding protein BUNDLE SHEATH DEFECTIVE 2, chloroplastic-like yields MAPALCLSLLTSLTITPTPGIYIKNPANSKHNRVNSVFQRSSTSKFIAKANAKGNQQNTKPNSMICADCDGNGAVQCSQCKGSGVNSVDVFNGQFKAGDSCWLCGGRKEILCGNCNGAGFVGGFLSTHDQ; encoded by the exons ATGGCTCCAGCTCTGTGCCTATCACTTCTAACTTCCCTTACAATTACACCAACACCAG GTATTTATATTAAGAACCCTGCAAATTCAAAGCACAACAGAGTCAACTCTGTGTTTCAACGTTCTTCCACTTCTAAATTCATTGCCAAG GCTAATGCAAAAGGAAACCAGCAAAACACCAAACCCAATAGTATGATATGTGCAGATTGTGATGGAAATG GAGCAGTTCAATGCTCTCAGTGCAAAGGTAGTGGGGTGAACTCTGTTGATGTTTTCAATGGACAGTTTAAAGCTGGTGATTCATGCTGGCTTTGCGG GGGAAGGAAGGAAATATTATGTGGAAATTGCAATGGAGCTGGATTTGTGGGTGGCTTCTTGAGCACTCATGATCAGTAG